The Oncorhynchus nerka isolate Pitt River linkage group LG3, Oner_Uvic_2.0, whole genome shotgun sequence genome includes the window tggcaggTAAAAATTTCAATTGAGGACCCTTGACTTTGTCTGATTCAAAGCATATGGTTGGGGGATTTTTGCAAATACAAATGAGCTGAGAACATGTGCATGTAGATGAGCCCTTTTTCAGAGACATGTTTGAATGGACAAAAATATGTGTTGCAGTTAGAAAACCTTTGAGATGGGACACATTTTTTGATGGGACAATTTTGTGAAATTGTCTACAATGCCATCTCTCTGGAAATATCAATCTGTATAACGTAATATCATTGATAAGCCATCGTTCAAAACTTTCATATGAAATATTTATTTTCATGGTTTCTAATATAAGGTCAATTGGACCCATAATACATTTGCAAGCGGTATATTCAGAAAAACGCCCTTCCTTGCGAGTGCTCGTTGCTACTCAACATTTTTAAACGGCACCGCGAGCCAAGAGGGTTAGTACAATCCggaatccttgggacgtccaTACCATACCTTTATCCCCGACCATTAACCCtaaacatgtttttatttcaaCTTTAACGGGGTAGTGACGTCCAAAGGATCTAAGATAGCAAGGACAGAGTCAAGAGGGTCTAGTGCACGGTGCTGTGCGCATCTGAGGTCTTAGAGCTGTCTGAAACGCACGGAGTTTTGTCATGTTTTCTTCGAATAACTGGAGCTCTTTTTCACTTATGCTCGCAAGAAGATAATAATCACGATCAACATTAGTGTCAAAACACGTAACTGTCTGTTTTACGCAGAATATTAAAAGGAACTTGGCTAATGGAGAGGATGGAAAACTCAACTATCCCTTTTATCAAGCGGGAAACTCTCAATATATAGCCAGGTAAGACCAATCTTTTCCACCTTGTTGTGTTAAATTGGCTAAGTTATATTATTTGGGCTAGTTTCGTGGCTATTACTGTAGTTTTGTGGTCCACTTGGTACAGTACAGGCTAATCTTTCAGAGATGGTTCATTCCACTAACCTACTATCTCTGACAACAAAACAATTTAATGCAAAACATATTAATAATTTATTTAAATCTAATAAATATTTGACAGCAACTTGTATATTTATTCATGATTCATATAATAACCAGAATATCTACAGCTATTTTTCATTCGAAACACGTGTGTTGCTCTGTTATTACATAATCCAAACTGCTCACCTCCTAGGCTTACAAAATGTAGGTAGTTATTTTATTTGCGAGTGAAATTAAAACCATGAATACATTTCGTTTTCATTATGATGTTGTGCCAGTAATATAATATTGTTATGTAGTTATTGTGTAATAGGATGCCAGTTTACAATGTCTAGACGCCCCCATTTATTTTGCATTTATGCTCATCAAATATCTTCTGCAATGACCATTGATTGACTAATTCATTCATGTTGCCTGCATGAATATCCAATTTACTCAATTCTACAGTCTTCTTTTCTcataatacagttgaagttggaagtttacatacaccttatccaaatacatttaaactcagtttttcacaattcctgacatttaatcctagtaaaaatgccatgttttaggtcagttaggatcaccactttattttaagaatgtgaaatgtcagaataatagtagagagaattatttatttcagatttgatttatttcatcacgttcccagtgggtcagacgtttacatacactcaattagtatttggtagcattgcctttaaattgtttaacttgggtcaaacgtttcgggtagccttccacaagcttcccacaataagttgggtgaattttggcccattcctcctgacagagctggtgtaactgagtcaggtttgtaggcctccttgctcgcacacactttttcaatgcccacacattttctataggattgaggtcagggctttgtgatggccactccaataccttgactttcttgtccttaagccattttgccacaattttggaaatatgcttggggtcattgtccatgtggaaggcccatttgtgaccaagctttaacttggtcGCTTTAACTTAACAAGCTTTAAGAGCAATAGTAAAGCGCGTACCTGtgttacacatatatatatatatactgtatgttacaggAGAAGGTCAATCTGggaatgtcttgagatgttgcttcaatttagCCACATTTTCctacttcatgatgccatctattttgtgaagtgcaccagtccctcctacagcaaagcaccccctgaacatgatgctgccaccttgCCACCTTgcagcatccccctttttcctccaaacataacgaaggtcattatggtcaaacagttctatttttgtttcatcagaccagaggacatttctcaaaaaagtatgatctttgtccccatgtgcagcaaaccgtagtctggcttttttatggaggttttggagcagtggcatcttccttgctgagcggcctttcaggttatggggtggcagggtagcctagtggttagagtgtaggacttGTAAACTGAaatggttgcaagttcaaacccccgagctgacaaggtacaaatctgtcgttctgcccctgaacaggccgtcattgaaaatagttaaataaataaaagtaaaatatgtcaatataggactcgttttactgtggatatagatacttttgtacctatttcctccagaatcttcacaaagtcctttgctcttgttctgggattgatttgcacttttcgcacaagtACCTTCACCTCTTGGAGacggaacgcgtctccttcctgagcggtatgacggctgcgtggtcccatggtgtttatacttgcatactattgtttgtacagatgaacgtggtaccttcaggcgcttGAAAagtgctcccaaggataaacccgacttgtggaggtctacaattttttttctgaggtctttgctgtattcttttgattttcccatgatgtcaagcaaagaggcaccgagtttgaagttaggccttgaaatacatccacaggtacacctccaattgactcaaatgatgtcaattagcttctaaagccatgacataattttctggaattttccagctgtttaaaggcacagtcaacttagtgtatgtaaacttctgacccactggaattgtgatatagtgaactaagtgaaataatctgtctgtaaacaattgttggaaaaattacttgtgtaatgcacaaagtatatgtcctaaccgactagtcaaaactatagtttgttaacaagaaatttgctgagtggttgaaacacttaggttgagtcattaacTAGTTTAAGTAAACTTCTGAATTCACACAGCCATTTAGAGACATTAGAAACATGTAGAGTAAACACAACCAGAATATCTCCATACCCAGAAACTTGTTTGGTAGGACCATTAAGCTTTTGGTTTAAATAGCAATTTACATTTAGTCCCTTTTggatttgttattgttattatatcaatTGGTGTAGCTTAGGCATTATCGTCCTCCTCTCACTTAAAATGTAGGAAAATCCTCATCTTTCACCACTTTTACACACAGGGCATGTTTTCAGTATATGGTAGTTCGTTTCAATCATGACAGGTGAGCACATTTTACAGTGTCTATGTTCTTGCCAACTGCTCTGATATCCATTTTTCAGGATGTAACTTTTAAATATGTGCGACTTAAAATTAACACCATGACGTTGTTAGATAGCAGATAAACTTAACAAAGGGAATTAATGATTACAGGAATAGGAACATTAATTCTATTAATTAGGTAGGCCAGCTAAAATATTTACATCTTCACAAAGAGCTTTAAGAAGCAGGACAGGGCCAGAGGCTCTTTCCctgtcttcccctctttctctctcgctctctctccccccccatctGATGTCTGACACGATGCTCTTGGTAGGAGCAGCCAAGGAAATGTGGATTCCTTCATTCAGGGAGCAGAGGGAGTTTAACTGAGGATTAGGGATAACTAATGGCTGCTTCTAGCCAAGCTGTACAATGTATTCCCTTGCCACATGGCTAATAGGCTACACAGGGGATGGAACAAGCAAGGACAGAGTAGAGAATTCCTCTTGGAATTAGTATGAAGATTCTACCTTACATGTTAGCTGTTCTCTAGGTGGTCTTAATTGGATTTGGTGCCAGTCACTATTTGAACCTGAACAAATGTTGACCTCATTGTTGACCTTTTCCTTGATACCCAACTGCACTCCTAGTCCCACTTCAGGTTTTCCCCTCCACCCCAGGCAGGCCTGTGGCCGCCATGATGAGCAGCTCATCCAGCCCAGCTGAGTTCTCCAGGGACAGGACCTCCCTCCTGTCCATAGACTCTAGCGTCTTCTACAGCGAGCCCCCTCCTGTCTGTGACTACCCACTGGACTTCTTCACCATCAACGTGGGAGGCAGCCGCTACGTTCTCTCCCAGGAGCTGCTGGCATCTCACCCAGAAACCCGTCTGGGCAAGCTGGCCCTGTCCACACGGGACTCTGCCCTGGAGCTCTGTGATGACGCTGACTTGCTGGAGAATGAGTTCTTCTTCGACCGCAGCTCACAGACCTTCCAGTATGTGATAAACTTCTACCGCACAGGCCACCTGCATGTCAGGGAGGAGCTTTGCGTGTTCTCCTTCCTCCAGGAGATTGAGTACTGGGGCATCGACGAGCTCTGCATCGATCCCTGCTGCCGGGAACGCTACTACCGCCGCAAGGAGCTCAAGGAGAGCCTGGACGTGCAGAACGAGGCTGAGGCTGACGAAAGCCAGGACGAAGACTTCAACGGCGCCGAGTGCCCAGATCTCCGGCGGCGCCTGTGGGACCTGCTGGAGAAGCCAGAGTCTTCACGAGCGGCACGCGCCTTCTGCACGCTGTCCATCATCTTCGTGGCGGTGTCCATTGTCAACATTGTGCTCATCTCGCTGGACCTGGGGAATGTGGGTGGTGACGAGAGCGGGGGCAATGACGGGGGTACACCTTTCTTCGTGGACGCACTGGAATATGTGTGCGTGGTGTGGTTCACCGGCGAGCTGGTGTTGCGCTTTGTCTCCGTGCGCGACAAGTGCCGCTTCACCCGTAGCGTTCCCAATGTGATCGACCTGCTAGCCATCCTGCCCTTCTATGTGACTCTGGCAGTTGAGAGTCTGCACGGTGGCTCTACTGAGCTGGAGAACATGGGCCGCGTGGTGCAGGTGCTCAGGCTCATGAGGTCCCTCCGCATGCTCAAACTAGGACGCCACTCCACAGGTAATGTAGTCGTCTAtccaaacatacagtatatgcagCCATTTTAATCCTGTCATGATTCCTAAACCTGATGCCGTTACCTAATCATTTGTCACGCCAAGCTGCAGTAGTCCAGGATGTCAGATTGTCCAGGATCTCAAAGTTGATTTTGAAGGTAGCAATCCAGTTGAGATACATCATTATTTTCAAAGGATAGATCACTTATTTCTTTCTTCCAGCAACTCATTAGGTGATTTGTAGATGTGTGTAAAAAGTACAGCAGGCTAGTCAGACAAGATGGCTGGTGTTACGTGTACAACAGTGTCATTGTAGTCTGAAGGCCAAAAAATCTGAAGAATCTGAAACTATAAGAATAGAAAGagtcagaacttttgtgaaacagcacagtggAAAAAATACATGGCAGCTAGAAATCAGAACTgggtggtcttcagagatagatgggaggggttaaagggtagctgaaggcggggacaaaaaaacaaacaaaagataactaatGTAGAATGTACTGTCCGTGAAATGTAAGTAGTGTGTCTTAAGCTGGAAGTGGAAGCCTACGTATTGTCTTCTATTCTTTTACTCCAAttaggagaggggtggtgggagaAAATAATAAAAGAAGGAAAATATATTTGACAAAAAACATATTAaattatatacacagtaccagtcaaaatttggacacacctactcattccagggattttctttattttttttactattgactacattgtagaataatattgaccaagtccatattatggcaaaaacagctcaaataagcaaagaaaaatgacagtccatcattactttaagacatgaaggtcagtcaatccggaaaagttCAAgaacttcaagtgcagttgcaaaaaccatcaagcgctatgatggaggaccgccacaggaaaggaagacgcagttacctctactgcagaggataagttaattatagctaccagcctcagaaattgcagcccaaataacacagagttcaagtaacagacacatctcaacatcaactgttcagaggagactgcgtgaatagggccttcatggtcgaattgctgcaaagaaaccactactaaatgacaccaataataagaagagaccttTGATGGAGgttacctgtggatttatttcaagtcctactttcaaactcggtgcctatttgcttgacatcatgggaaaatcaaaagaaatcagccaagacctcagaaacaaaatggacctccacaagtctgattcatccttgggagcaatttccaaatgcctgaaggtatacaaacaatagtacgcaagtataaacaccatgggaccaggcagtcgtcataccgctcaggaaggagacgcgtctcctagagatgaacaaggaagatgccactgctccaaaaccaccattaaaaaagccagactacggtttgcaactgcacatgggtacaaatatcgtactttttggaagaatgtcctctggtctaatgaaacaaaaatagaactgtttggccataatgaccatcacaatgttaggaggaaaaagggggaggcttgcaagctgaagaacaccatcccaaccgtgaagcacgggggtggaagcatcatgttgtgggggtgctttgctgcaggagggactggtgcacttcacaaaatagatggcatcatgaggaggggaaattatgtggatgttttgaagtaacatctcaagacatcagtcaggaagttaaagctgggtcgcaaatgggtcttccaaatggacaatgaccccaagcatacttccaaagttgtggcaaaatggcttaaggacaagaaagtcaaggtattggagtggccatcacaaagccctgacctcaatcctatagaaaatgtgtggacagaactaaaaaagcatgtgcgagcaaggaggcctacaaacctgactcagttacaccagctctgtcaggaggaatgggccaaaatgcacccaatTTATTGAggcaagcttgtggaaggctacctgaaacatttgacccaagtttaaacaatttaaaagcaatgttaccaaatactaattgagtatgtataaacttctgacgcactgggaatgtgaaagacacaaagctgaaataaatcattatctctactattattctgacatttcacactcttaaaataaagtggtgatcctaagagagggaatttttactaggattaaatgtcaagaattgtgaaactgagtttaaatgtatttggctaaggtgtatgtaaacttccgacttcaactgtgtatgtgATATATATGAGGTTGTAATCCAATTCTTAGTTTTTCTGTGATTAAACTAGCTTCTGACCCAGGAGAGATTATACTGTGAAGTCTCTTGGAGTTGTAAGATTTTTCAGGGTAATAGAAAGCCTGGGATAGAACTAAATAGCAAGAGTGAGGAAGGGAACGAGACTGGCTAGGAGAAGGAGAAAAGATATTCATTCATATTTCCTCATGAGATTGAGGGAAGGGGGCCTGACAGATGAGAGAATGTTCCTGAGtccatttgtgtgtgtctgtgtatgtttaCATCCGTGCACGTGAATGGCTTGGATGTTGCTGATTTTTGGCGAGGGATGAGAGCCTTGGTTTGGGATGTAGGCTGTGAGGCCATGCAGAATGAAGGGAGATGATGTTACCACACCAAAAGAGAAGAtaagagaggaggaagtagacCAGAGACTGTGACAGATACAGAGCCAGCATGTCACATCTTGTCCTTTTTCAATGAAGAAAAAAGAAAAGGCGATGAGAGGTCAACTTTGTCTTTGATCTAGGATGCACTGACACACTAGGCCATCGTTACACTTTTCTAGAATTATGGGATGTATTACAAATCTTTGTTGACTGCAATTGTACCATATTCCCTCTAGTATGCTACTTCAACAAATTGGTAAGTATGTCATGTTGCGTCaggaaaagagagaaatagaTTTCTCCCTCTGGGTGATGGCTGTTAATAAAACAGATTATTTTAGGGGAAAAGTGCAGATTTACAGGACATGTTCTCCACTTTGTCTACATGCTGGTATTTCTTAACATCCCTGAGGAGTCTATGACATTTGACATCCCTGAGGAGTCTATGACATTTGACATCCCTGAGGAGTCTATGACATTTGACATCCCTGAGGAGTCTATGACATTTGACATCCCTGAGGAGTCTATGACATTTGACATCCCTGAGGAGTCTATGACATTTGACATCCCTGAGGAGTCTGACATTTGACATCCCTGAGGAGTCTACATCCCTGAGGAGTCTATGACATTTGACATCCCTGAGGAGTCTATGACATTTGACATCCCTGAGGAGTCTATGACATTTGACATCCCTGAGGAGTCTATGACATTTGACATCCCTGAGGAGTCTATGACATTTGACATCCCTGAGGAGTCTATGACATTTGCTCAGTTTTAAGTCCCATGGTCTGACTAAAATTACTTGAAAATATAAAGGCAGGCGTGTTCTTGCCATGTGTGTGACAATATGTCTGTCTGTGACAATATCCTGAACAAAGGTGCATCCCGATAACCATATCATTTTCTAAACAAAGATGTTTGCTTTACTGTTTGGTTTATAGACAACTTCCAAAGAACCAAATGTACTAACTAGGTCTCATTTTGATCCCATATAGTGTTTCAGTACACAAAAATAACATTAAAAAGTATACTTACTTGGCAAACTtaaccaaatatttattttctacTTGAAGAGTTGAGAGCTTACAAGCAATATCCGTGTGTGAATAGTCCTACCACCTGCGCAGTTGTGCATATTTAGAGTTTTGCACTTATTTGAACTGTCAGCTTGCTGTTAAATTTTCCCCACTAAATTGTCAGTCATGAGTTTCGCACATCATCATTGTTTACATTAGCTGTTTGTGGAATACAGTGTATAATTTGAATAGATGCAGTATAGTACCTTCATATTAGGCAAGTGAAAAGGTATTAAGACTGGTTTTAAGAGTTTATTATTCAGTTAATTATTCTACACTTGAAAGTGTGCACCTGCCACACTCTAAGATTTGCGTACCATCAAAGAGTATACACTTTTCAGAATGGTCTTCCAAGAGATGGCATCATTCTAACGCATCAGTGCAGACAGCCGTAAGACTCTGACGTTAGACAATGCACTTTCAGGTGTACGACCTGAATAAGTAATCTGTCATTTAATCTCCTGAACTGATGTATAATTAACCCCAGCCCTCTGTATCCCTGTGTCTCCCAGGCCTCAAGTCCCTGGGCCTGACCATCACCCAGTGCTACGAGGAGGTGGGTCTCTTGCTCCTCTTCCTCTCCGTGGGCATCTCCATCTTCGCCACGGTGGAGTTCGCCCTGGAGCATGACATCCCCGGCACCGCCTTCAGCAGCGTGCCCTGTGCCTGGTGGTGGGCCACCACCTCCATGACCACGGTGGGCTACGGAGACATCCGCCCCGACACCACCCTGGGCAAGGTGCTGGCCTTTCTCTGCATCTTGTCTGGCATCCTGATCTTGGCACTGCCCATCGCTATCATCAACGACCGCTTCTCTGCCTGCTACGTCACTCTCAAGATGAAGGAGGCGGCGCTGCGGCACGGGGAGGCCCTCAAGAGGCTGGCACGGGGTTCGCTGGGTGACTCGGAGGTGGGTGGGGCAGCAAGGGGAAGAGGGGTGAACCTGAGGGATGTTTATGCCAGGAGTGTGATGGAGATGCTGAGgctgaaagggagggagagggccaGCACACGTAGTAGTGGAGGGGGTGAGCTCTGGTGGTAGTGTGGAAGATGGAGCACGAGCGGCTGTGGAGAAAAAGCTATGGAAAAGTTAAGTCAATTGGGTTAAAGATGGAATCCGCAGTAGGGGGAAACaccactggctgccccaccacagtTATTATTTTTGTTTCCGAGCTGAGGAGCGTCGCGAAGCATGGTAAATAGGTTCATACTGTGCTCTTTTATCACACGTGCAATGATGTCAGAGGGGTAAAAACTGTGCAAACTGACGTGGTTGTTTCACCATTTAAGGATTTCAGCTTTAAGAACATCATCAGAATATGACAATGTGTACAATGTATAGGACATATCTAAAGGATGATGAGGGGACAACTTTCATGGCTAACCTTTTTCAGTGTTGTGTTCTGACAACTATTGCATGTTCTGTCTCCTCTGTATGTGTCACATAGACAAGATGTACAGTATAAACTGAATTATATTGTGTTTGATATTAAAACACTTATTGAAAGATGCAGTATGTTGTGGTGTATCGAACAGCACAACATGATTTTCATTGGAGAGCAGATCTGCCTTCAcccctgtctctgtttcctgcAGGGTCACAGTGAAACACCAAAAGGGCTCTGGGAGGAGGAGTCTCTGAGTCACGACAGCCTGTATgcagagcacacacacatgaatatccTGAACTGGTTAAACATGCACTGCTGCAGCAGACCCTAACCTTGGCGGTTCTAGGAAATATAATCGCGCTCTAAAAAGAAAAGGGGACTtttaggggttcttcaaattgaaactgtgggggaaccTCTATTAGTTCTTAAAATAACCCTTTAAAAGGCTTCTTCAAAGAAACTCCTTTTAATGGTTCCTCAAATAACCTTCTGGggttacccccccccccattattATTAATCAGCATAACAACATTTTAGTTGTCAGTGTTTTATGAATTTTAGTGGCAAAACATAATTCAAAAGCCAAATATGACAAACTCTCTCAGCAGAGCTCCAAGTTTAGTGGCGAGACTTTTCCAAGTCTAGCCCACCTGTGGAAAGAACGGTCAGGTACTTCTGCTTCTATCACCACAGGAGTTCAAgtactctctcctttcctcccttcagTCTTTCTATTGTGTCAAATGCAGAGAGATCATCCAGCTCATTTACAGTCACTTGAGATGTGGAGTTGTGCTTTGACAAAGCCCATGTATTCCCAAATGGCACTTAAAGTGTGATGTCAGGTGATTTTGTTGGTAAGAGGAGAGGTCGTGACTGACAATCCACAGGGcacaaactggttaaatcaacCTTGTTCAAAAATAGATACATTATAATACGTTGACAAATtatgtggaaaatacattggatttgaaaaaagtaatcaaaAATAAATTGTTGGTTGAGGGTAAAAGGTTTGTGAAATGTCCACAACAGGATTATGTTATCATGgtaaccaattttcaacatagacaaaccttgtaaaaaaaaaaagttgaataTGTACCTTTTGAAACGATGTCAGGTCTTCAACATAATAACCACTATAAGAAAATAAACAATAGGCTGGGCAtaacctcctactggagagttgctCTGTCTCCCATCCAAGTTTATTTTTACCAAGCCCTGCTTAGTGctgatatttgtcactgactattaccaatgtgctatcaTGAGAATGCTTGTTGATAAATCGCCACTtaatagattcactgttgctatcaaAGTCATTACAAAGGGTAGGTTTAATGGAGCAAATTAAATGTGACCATACTTTATCAATTATAGAACATCAGTGATACTATTGAGGCCTGTATAACATTTGGGAAGTCATCAACCGCTGTTGTTTAAACAGAAAATTGACAACATGTGTTGTGCCTAGTGTTTCAAATGGAATTTTGATAATAATATatattggattcaggtctgtggagatcttcacaattgctatAATAATCTGTTCAGAATCTCAAACAGCTCTGACCACTTGCACCATGTACTTAAATCATCCCAATCCAGGTCATTAGGTTGTGCTAGTATATGAAGTACAGTGATAACACGTTAAGTTGTTGTATAAATGAAAACACAAAATATCTACccttgtattcccatttgaactttgttgtGCTTTTAAAGGGTTGAAAGCAcagtacaacacaatacaacttGCTTTCAGAGTATAATATTTTCTCCATGTAGCACTAAAACAAAATGTTTTTCCCACATTTCTCCCCTGCAGTCACCTATAAATACTGTAaatgatatactgtacatacataggGATTATACTGTATTTAAGCATGTAGGAAAAAGATTTCCAGACCATGGGCTTTTTAGCCTGTTCCAGACCTCAGCTTCAATGCTTTCCCCAACCATTCTCACGAAAGTATTGTTTTTACTCCTGACAGTCAGATTCCCTTACATGGCTATTGGGCCACTAGGCCAGCCCCTTATATCTCTTGGCCCTGATGTTATGGCCAACCTGCACAGATGTCAATGCATTATGGGCCGGTCCACATATGAGGACAGTCTAAATATGAATTAGCAGTCTGAGACATTGGGCATACAGCACTGAAGTAGTGATTCATGTTTTCATTAAGTGGATTGCATGTATATTGTACATCTACATGGTATGGCAGCCATTTTGAGATAAGATGCAGAAGAAAATGGATGTATAGTGAACCCTTTCCCTACCATTTCTGgccaaacaaacaaaatagcggTAGTTCACAGCAGTAGTTCTCACTTGGCAGAacacattttttatattttcattaCGACACCTTGTTTTACCATAAGGGACCTCTGGCCTACTTATTtgtctagaccagtggttcccaacctttttttaAAAACCTTATCACACATTGATGGGATGTGAAATTCTTTGGCACACCTAAAATTTCCCTTTTAATTTATTTAGTGGTAATGACTTGCATCTCATCTGAGCCATACTGCAAATCATCTATTTTCTGtgacataaaaaatatatatatatatatactatatatatataggttaaATAGGGTTTATTTGAAATATTTTTGTAGTTTTGATAGTTCCTTTCTTATGGTGGTTAATTTAGTTTAGAATGGTTTGGGCTACAGATGAGCGGTTTTCTGCATGGCAAATGTGCAACCACGGACATAAAGCCATGCTCCGTTTATTTTTATGGCAGAGGCTGTGGTATAGCTAAGCACAGAGCCATAATAAATATCAGACTTGCCTGTGCTAATGTTTTTCCCAGATGAAGCAAAattatacaaatgactttgcttgtgatgcgCACCCCTCAAACAGCCTGAGAAACAAGTTAGGATACAGATCCCATTTCATGTATTATCTGACTGGCACTAGTGCTCCTAAGTCAAAATCCCATGTGCATTCCACATGTCATGTTTAGCCTATAATTGACTGTTACATTTTTTTCAATATTAGGAAAGGTTTCAAGGCACATCTGAGAGTTCCTGGAGGCACATCTGAGAGTTCCTGGAGGCACATCTG containing:
- the LOC115103366 gene encoding potassium voltage-gated channel subfamily V member 1-like; this translates as MMSSSSSPAEFSRDRTSLLSIDSSVFYSEPPPVCDYPLDFFTINVGGSRYVLSQELLASHPETRLGKLALSTRDSALELCDDADLLENEFFFDRSSQTFQYVINFYRTGHLHVREELCVFSFLQEIEYWGIDELCIDPCCRERYYRRKELKESLDVQNEAEADESQDEDFNGAECPDLRRRLWDLLEKPESSRAARAFCTLSIIFVAVSIVNIVLISLDLGNVGGDESGGNDGGTPFFVDALEYVCVVWFTGELVLRFVSVRDKCRFTRSVPNVIDLLAILPFYVTLAVESLHGGSTELENMGRVVQVLRLMRSLRMLKLGRHSTGLKSLGLTITQCYEEVGLLLLFLSVGISIFATVEFALEHDIPGTAFSSVPCAWWWATTSMTTVGYGDIRPDTTLGKVLAFLCILSGILILALPIAIINDRFSACYVTLKMKEAALRHGEALKRLARGSLGDSEVGGAARGRGVNLRDVYARSVMEMLRLKGRERASTRSSGGGELWW